The Nocardioides salarius genome includes a region encoding these proteins:
- a CDS encoding gluconeogenesis factor YvcK family protein: MAPAPADRAQSVVALGGGHGLHASLRALRRLVDEVVVDDLTAVVTVADNGGSSGRLRGEFGVLPPGDLRMALAALCGLDEWGGTWERVLQHRFAGEGEMNGHVVGNLLIVALWEQLGDHVQALDLVGRLLGSAGRVLPMALTPLDITAQVRGLDPADDDALTLVRGQVEVATTGGVITRVDLEPAAPRPCPEALQAVADADWVVLGPGSWFSSVIPHLLVPDLRHALVSTDARVVVVLNLEEQPGETGGFGPADHLAVLVEHAPELAVHTVLADTRIGAEERAHLLEVVEAAGARLVVADVASADGGPRHDPVKLAAAYESIVLGAGAPGDADLVARP; the protein is encoded by the coding sequence ATGGCGCCGGCACCCGCCGACCGGGCGCAGTCGGTGGTCGCGCTGGGCGGCGGGCACGGCCTGCACGCCTCGCTGCGCGCCCTGCGCAGGCTGGTCGACGAGGTCGTCGTCGACGACCTGACCGCGGTGGTCACGGTCGCCGACAACGGCGGCTCCTCCGGCCGCCTGCGCGGTGAGTTCGGGGTGCTCCCGCCCGGCGACCTGCGCATGGCGCTGGCCGCCCTCTGCGGCCTCGACGAGTGGGGCGGGACCTGGGAACGGGTGCTGCAGCACCGCTTCGCCGGCGAGGGCGAGATGAACGGCCACGTCGTGGGCAACCTGCTGATCGTGGCCCTGTGGGAGCAGCTGGGCGACCACGTGCAGGCCCTCGACCTGGTCGGGCGGCTGCTCGGGTCGGCCGGCAGGGTGCTGCCGATGGCCCTGACCCCGCTCGACATCACCGCCCAGGTGCGCGGCCTCGACCCGGCCGACGACGACGCCCTGACCCTGGTGCGCGGACAGGTCGAGGTCGCCACGACCGGCGGGGTGATCACCCGCGTCGACCTCGAGCCGGCGGCGCCGCGCCCCTGCCCCGAGGCCCTACAGGCCGTCGCCGACGCCGACTGGGTGGTGCTGGGCCCCGGCTCCTGGTTCAGCTCGGTCATCCCGCACCTCCTGGTCCCCGACCTGCGCCACGCGCTGGTCTCCACCGACGCCCGCGTGGTGGTGGTGCTCAACCTGGAGGAGCAGCCGGGCGAGACCGGGGGGTTCGGCCCGGCCGACCACCTGGCGGTCCTGGTCGAGCACGCGCCCGAGCTCGCCGTGCACACCGTGCTGGCCGACACCCGCATCGGTGCCGAGGAGCGGGCGCACCTGCTCGAGGTCGTCGAGGCCGCCGGGGCGCGGCTGGTGGTCGCCGACGTCGCCTCCGCCGACGGTGGTCCGCGCCACGACCCGGTCAAGCTGGCAGCGGCGTACGAGAGCATCGTGCTGGGCGCAGGGGCGCCGGGCGACGCCGACCTCGTGGCCCGCCCGTGA
- the whiA gene encoding DNA-binding protein WhiA has translation MAMTAQVKAELASTQITKTCCRKAEVASMLRFAGGLHIVSGRIVVEAELDTGAAARRLRRDVSEVYGAQSDVVMVQGNGIRKGSRYIVRVVKDGESLARQTGLLDQRGRPVRGLPPAVVAGGGCDSVAAWRGAFLAHGSLTEPGRSSSLEVTCPGSEAALALVGVARRLGIQAKAREVRGVDRVVIRDGDAIGQLLTRLGAHESLMAWEERRMRREVRATANRLANFDDANLRRSARAAVAAGARVERAMEILGEEVPDHLRMAGTLRLEHKQASLEELGQLHEPVLTKDAIAGRIRRLLAMADKRAEDLGIPDTESSLTPEMMAEDV, from the coding sequence ATGGCGATGACGGCACAGGTGAAGGCGGAGCTCGCCTCCACCCAGATCACGAAGACCTGCTGCCGCAAGGCCGAGGTGGCCTCGATGCTGCGCTTCGCCGGCGGGCTGCACATCGTCAGCGGCCGGATCGTCGTGGAGGCCGAGCTCGACACCGGCGCCGCGGCCCGGCGGCTGCGCCGCGACGTCTCCGAGGTGTACGGCGCGCAGTCCGACGTGGTGATGGTGCAGGGCAACGGCATCCGCAAGGGCAGCCGCTACATCGTGCGCGTGGTCAAGGACGGCGAGTCGCTGGCCCGCCAGACCGGGCTGCTCGACCAGCGCGGCCGCCCGGTGCGCGGGCTGCCGCCCGCGGTGGTGGCCGGCGGCGGCTGCGACTCGGTGGCCGCCTGGCGTGGTGCCTTCCTCGCGCACGGCTCGCTGACCGAGCCGGGCCGCTCGTCCTCGCTCGAGGTCACCTGCCCCGGCTCCGAGGCCGCGCTGGCGCTCGTCGGCGTGGCGCGGCGGCTGGGCATCCAGGCCAAGGCGCGCGAGGTGCGCGGCGTCGACCGGGTGGTCATCCGTGACGGCGACGCGATCGGCCAGCTGCTGACCCGCCTCGGCGCCCACGAGTCGCTGATGGCCTGGGAGGAGCGCCGGATGCGCCGCGAGGTGCGGGCCACGGCCAACCGCCTGGCCAACTTCGACGACGCCAACCTGCGTCGCTCGGCGCGCGCCGCCGTCGCCGCGGGCGCGCGGGTCGAGCGGGCCATGGAGATCCTGGGCGAGGAGGTGCCCGACCACCTGCGGATGGCCGGCACCCTGCGCCTGGAGCACAAGCAGGCCTCGCTCGAGGAGCTCGGCCAGCTCCACGAGCCGGTGCTCACCAAGGACGCGATCGCCGGGCGGATCCGCCGGCTGCTGGCGATGGCCGACAAGCGCGCCGAGGACCTGGGCATCCCCGACACGGAGTCGTCGCTGACCCCGGAGATGATGGCCGAGGACGTCTGA
- the gap gene encoding type I glyceraldehyde-3-phosphate dehydrogenase → MTVRVGINGFGRIGRNFFRAVRASGADIEIVGVNDLTDNASLAHLLKFDSILGRLDADVSATEDEIRVGDQVVKTFAERDPANLRWSDLGVDVVVESTGFFTDATKARAHVDAGGAKKVIISAPASNEDITVVMGVNHELYDPAQHTVISNASCTTNCLAPMAKALNDEFGIVKGLMTTVHAYTADQNLQDNIHKDPRRARAAALNVVPTSTGAAKAIGLVLPELKGKLDGYALRVPVPTGSATDLTFEAGRETTVEEVNAVVQKAADGRFLRYSTDPIVSSDIVTDPASCIFDAPLTKVIGNQVKVVGWYDNEWGYSNRLVDLIGYVGETL, encoded by the coding sequence GTGACCGTTCGAGTAGGTATCAACGGGTTCGGCCGGATCGGCCGCAACTTCTTCCGTGCCGTCCGCGCCTCCGGTGCGGACATCGAGATCGTCGGGGTCAACGACCTGACCGACAACGCCTCGCTGGCCCACCTGCTCAAGTTCGACTCGATCCTGGGCCGTCTCGACGCCGACGTCTCGGCCACCGAGGACGAGATCCGCGTCGGCGACCAGGTCGTGAAGACCTTCGCCGAGCGTGACCCGGCCAACCTGCGCTGGAGCGACCTCGGGGTCGACGTGGTCGTCGAGTCGACCGGCTTCTTCACCGACGCGACGAAGGCCCGTGCCCACGTCGACGCGGGCGGCGCCAAGAAGGTCATCATCTCCGCGCCCGCCTCCAACGAGGACATCACCGTCGTGATGGGCGTCAACCACGAGCTCTACGACCCGGCGCAGCACACCGTGATCTCCAACGCGTCGTGCACCACCAACTGCCTCGCGCCGATGGCCAAGGCCCTCAACGACGAGTTCGGCATCGTCAAGGGCCTGATGACCACGGTGCACGCCTACACCGCGGACCAGAACCTGCAGGACAACATCCACAAGGACCCGCGCCGCGCCCGCGCCGCCGCCCTCAACGTGGTGCCCACCTCGACCGGCGCCGCCAAGGCGATCGGCCTGGTCCTGCCCGAGCTCAAGGGCAAGCTCGACGGCTACGCCCTGCGCGTGCCCGTGCCCACCGGCTCGGCCACCGACCTGACCTTCGAGGCCGGTCGCGAGACCACCGTCGAGGAGGTCAACGCTGTGGTGCAGAAGGCCGCCGACGGTCGCTTCCTGCGCTACTCGACCGACCCGATCGTCTCCTCCGACATCGTCACCGACCCGGCGTCGTGCATCTTCGACGCGCCGCTGACCAAGGTCATCGGCAACCAGGTCAAGGTCGTCGGGTGGTACGACAACGAGTGGGGCTACTCCAACCGTCTGGTCGACCTCATCGGCTACGTCGGCGAGACGCTCTGA
- a CDS encoding phosphoglycerate kinase codes for MASHTDLAQLLAQGVEGKRVLVRSDLNVPLDGPADARVITDDGRIRASVPTVRALAEAGARVVVTAHLGRPQGAPDPAYSLAPVAARLGELLGRDVAFARDTVGESAHESVAGLEDGQVALLENVRFNAAETSKDDAEREDFAARLAELADVFVSDGFGVVHRKQASVYDVAKRLPHAMGGLVATEIEVLRRLTQTPERPYVVVLGGSKVSDKLGVIDNLLGKADKLLIGGGMVFTFLKAQGHEVGQSLLEEDQLDTCRAYLERAEASGVQILLPGDVVVDSAFPSGEREPEPRVVPATQIPADCLGLDIGPAAGADFAAALADARTVFWNGPMGVFEVPAFSDGTRAVAQALTGIDGLSVVGGGDSAAAVRALGFDEDAFGHISTGGGASLEYLEGKDLPGIDVLED; via the coding sequence GTGGCTTCGCACACTGACCTCGCCCAGCTCCTGGCGCAGGGGGTCGAGGGCAAGCGGGTGCTGGTCCGCTCTGACCTCAACGTCCCGCTCGACGGGCCCGCCGACGCGCGGGTGATCACCGACGACGGGCGCATCCGCGCGAGCGTGCCCACCGTCCGCGCCCTGGCCGAGGCCGGGGCGCGGGTGGTGGTCACCGCCCACCTCGGACGTCCCCAGGGCGCCCCCGACCCGGCGTACTCGCTCGCGCCGGTGGCCGCCCGCCTGGGCGAGCTGCTGGGCCGTGACGTGGCCTTCGCCCGCGACACCGTGGGGGAGTCGGCCCACGAGAGCGTGGCCGGCCTCGAGGACGGTCAGGTCGCGCTGCTGGAGAACGTGCGCTTCAACGCCGCCGAGACGAGCAAGGACGACGCCGAGCGCGAGGACTTCGCGGCCCGGCTCGCCGAGCTCGCCGACGTCTTCGTCTCCGACGGCTTCGGCGTCGTGCACCGCAAGCAGGCCTCGGTGTACGACGTGGCCAAGCGCCTCCCGCACGCCATGGGCGGTCTGGTGGCCACCGAGATCGAGGTGCTGCGCCGGCTGACGCAGACGCCCGAGCGGCCCTACGTGGTCGTCCTGGGCGGCTCGAAGGTCTCCGACAAGCTCGGCGTCATCGACAACCTGCTCGGCAAGGCCGACAAGCTGCTCATCGGCGGCGGGATGGTCTTCACCTTCCTCAAGGCCCAGGGCCACGAGGTCGGTCAGAGCCTGCTCGAGGAGGACCAGCTCGACACCTGCCGGGCCTACCTCGAGCGCGCCGAGGCCTCGGGCGTGCAGATCCTGCTGCCCGGCGACGTCGTCGTCGACAGCGCGTTCCCCTCGGGCGAGCGCGAGCCCGAGCCGCGCGTGGTCCCGGCCACCCAGATCCCGGCCGACTGCCTGGGCCTCGACATCGGTCCGGCCGCCGGCGCCGACTTCGCCGCGGCCCTGGCCGACGCCCGGACCGTCTTCTGGAACGGGCCGATGGGCGTCTTCGAGGTCCCCGCGTTCTCCGACGGCACCCGTGCGGTCGCGCAGGCGCTGACCGGCATCGACGGCCTCTCGGTCGTCGGTGGCGGCGACTCGGCCGCGGCCGTGCGCGCGCTCGGCTTCGACGAGGACGCGTTCGGCCACATCTCCACCGGCGGTGGGGCCTCCCTCGAGTACCTCGAGGGCAAGGACCTCCCCGGCATCGACGTCCTGGAGGACTGA
- the tpiA gene encoding triose-phosphate isomerase, whose protein sequence is MARTTPAAGRTPLMAGNWKMNLNHQEAVVLVQKLAWVLKDKKHDHAKAEVVVVPPFTDLRSVQTLVDGDRLPVRYGAQDVSVHESGAYTGEISAGMLAKLGCSYVVVGHSERREHHGESDELVSAKAHRALEAGMTPIVCVGEGLETRRAGEHVAYCLAQVQGSLAGFSAEQVAGLVVAYEPVWAIGTGEVATPEDAQEVCAAIREHVRSTLGDEAADGVRVLYGGSVKAANIAGIMAKDDVDGALVGGASLQAEEFGGICRFYDMPVL, encoded by the coding sequence ATGGCTCGCACCACCCCCGCCGCCGGGCGCACCCCGCTGATGGCCGGCAACTGGAAGATGAACCTGAACCACCAGGAGGCGGTGGTGCTGGTCCAGAAGCTCGCCTGGGTGCTCAAGGACAAGAAGCACGACCACGCCAAGGCCGAGGTCGTCGTGGTGCCGCCGTTCACCGACCTGCGCTCCGTGCAGACCCTGGTCGACGGTGACCGGCTGCCGGTGCGCTACGGCGCCCAGGACGTCTCCGTGCACGAGTCGGGCGCCTACACGGGCGAGATCTCCGCCGGCATGCTCGCCAAGCTCGGCTGCTCCTACGTCGTGGTGGGCCACTCCGAGCGCCGCGAGCACCACGGCGAGAGCGACGAGCTGGTCAGCGCCAAGGCGCACCGCGCGCTCGAGGCCGGGATGACCCCGATCGTCTGCGTCGGCGAGGGCCTCGAGACCCGCCGGGCCGGCGAGCACGTGGCGTACTGCCTGGCCCAGGTGCAGGGCTCCCTGGCGGGCTTCAGCGCCGAGCAGGTCGCGGGCCTCGTGGTCGCCTACGAGCCGGTGTGGGCCATCGGCACCGGCGAGGTCGCCACGCCCGAGGACGCGCAGGAGGTGTGTGCGGCCATCCGCGAGCACGTCCGCTCGACGCTGGGCGACGAGGCCGCCGACGGCGTGCGGGTGCTGTACGGCGGCTCGGTCAAGGCCGCCAACATCGCGGGGATCATGGCCAAGGACGACGTCGACGGTGCCCTGGTGGGCGGCGCGAGCCTGCAGGCCGAGGAGTTCGGCGGGATCTGCCGGTTCTACGACATGCCGGTCCTGTGA
- the secG gene encoding preprotein translocase subunit SecG, translating to METFLTIILVLTSSLMILLVLLHKGRGGGLSDMFGGGVSSSLGGSSIAERNLDRLTVGIGVIWFATVISMGLLLAY from the coding sequence GTGGAAACGTTCCTCACCATCATCCTCGTCCTCACCAGCTCCCTGATGATCCTGCTCGTGCTGCTGCACAAGGGTCGAGGCGGCGGTCTCTCCGACATGTTCGGTGGCGGCGTCTCGAGCTCGCTCGGCGGCTCCTCGATCGCGGAGCGCAACCTCGACCGGCTCACGGTCGGCATCGGCGTGATCTGGTTCGCCACCGTCATCTCGATGGGTCTCCTGCTCGCCTACTGA
- a CDS encoding RNA polymerase-binding protein RbpA, producing the protein MAGGGSAIRGSRVGAGPMGEAERGQAAPRQTVTYFCGREHRSVVAFSIEAKVPESWDCPKCGLPASMDAENPPAAPKNEPYKTHLAYVKERRSDEEAAEILTEALKLLRSRRKSGDLIF; encoded by the coding sequence GTGGCTGGTGGAGGAAGTGCGATCCGGGGCAGCCGCGTCGGCGCCGGACCGATGGGCGAGGCGGAGCGTGGCCAGGCCGCGCCGCGCCAGACCGTGACCTACTTCTGCGGCCGCGAGCACCGCTCGGTGGTGGCCTTCTCGATCGAGGCGAAGGTCCCCGAGTCGTGGGACTGCCCCAAGTGCGGCCTGCCGGCCAGCATGGACGCCGAGAACCCGCCCGCGGCCCCCAAGAACGAGCCCTACAAGACGCACCTGGCCTACGTGAAGGAGCGGCGCTCCGACGAGGAGGCCGCCGAGATCCTCACCGAGGCCCTCAAGCTGCTGCGCAGCCGCCGCAAGTCCGGCGACCTGATCTTCTGA
- a CDS encoding IS3 family transposase (programmed frameshift), with the protein MTMTLADAARIDDGVVSPRADRPKRRTFTAEYKAKILADYDAADRGERGAILRREGLYSSHIVEWRKAAESGAASALAPQGQGPSRAAAGSGGRTVARPCGKGRGRVGQDEGRVGHRGKSTRALGDALREHGHAEAARTVINPAVDELAELTSVTKACELLGRPRGSHYRAKQPRLHGPKPSRPRPPNALTVAEQAEVLEVLTSPRFCDKSVAQTWATLLDEGTYLCSMSTMHRLLRAHGAAGERRRQATHPAKTKPELLATAPGQVWSWDITKVRGPQRGIWFQLYVVLDIYSRYVVAWTVQAVEDSEIAKTMLEKAMGVHGIPQAIHADRGTSMTSKPVAQLLLDLGVDRSHSRPRVSNDNPFSEAMFKTLKYAPVFPEAFGSLADARAFCEDFFGYYNHEHRHSGIGLHTPASVHHGTATEIRAQRQHTLDAAHAAHPERFGTRRPQAPKLPQAAWINQPSPEALIQTA; encoded by the exons ATGACCATGACGTTGGCTGATGCTGCCCGGATCGATGATGGGGTGGTGAGCCCGAGAGCAGACCGTCCGAAGCGACGCACGTTCACCGCCGAGTACAAAGCGAAGATCCTGGCCGATTACGACGCCGCCGACCGCGGCGAGCGCGGTGCGATCCTGCGGCGGGAGGGGTTGTACTCCTCCCACATCGTGGAGTGGCGCAAGGCCGCCGAGTCTGGCGCCGCCTCAGCGCTGGCCCCCCAGG GCCAAGGACCGTCGCGAGCGGCAGCGGGATCGGGAGGTCGAACAGTTGCGCGCCCGTGCGGAAAAGGCCGAGGCCGAGTTGGCCAGGACGAGGGCCGCGTTGGACATCGTGGGAAAAGCACACGCGCTCTTGGAGACGCTCTCCGAGAGCACGGGCACGCCGAAGCCGCCCGGACGGTGATCAACCCTGCCGTCGACGAGCTCGCCGAGCTGACCTCGGTGACCAAGGCGTGTGAGCTGCTGGGACGACCCAGGGGCAGCCACTACCGCGCCAAGCAGCCTCGGTTGCACGGCCCGAAGCCGTCGCGTCCGAGGCCGCCGAACGCGCTCACCGTGGCCGAGCAAGCCGAGGTGCTGGAGGTGTTGACCTCGCCGAGGTTCTGCGACAAGTCGGTGGCCCAGACCTGGGCGACGCTGCTGGACGAGGGCACCTACCTGTGCTCGATGTCGACGATGCACCGGCTGCTGCGCGCCCACGGTGCGGCCGGCGAGCGGCGCCGGCAGGCCACCCATCCTGCCAAGACGAAGCCCGAGCTGTTGGCCACCGCGCCGGGGCAGGTCTGGTCCTGGGACATCACCAAGGTCCGCGGCCCCCAGCGCGGGATCTGGTTCCAGCTCTACGTCGTGCTCGACATCTACTCCCGCTACGTCGTGGCCTGGACCGTGCAGGCTGTCGAGGACTCCGAGATCGCCAAGACGATGCTGGAGAAAGCGATGGGCGTGCACGGCATCCCTCAGGCGATCCATGCCGACCGCGGGACGTCGATGACCTCCAAACCCGTCGCCCAGCTGCTGCTCGACCTCGGCGTCGACCGCAGCCATTCCCGGCCGCGGGTCAGCAACGACAACCCGTTCAGCGAGGCCATGTTCAAGACCCTGAAGTACGCCCCGGTCTTCCCCGAGGCGTTCGGCTCGCTGGCCGACGCGAGAGCGTTCTGCGAGGACTTCTTCGGCTACTACAACCACGAGCACCGTCACTCCGGGATCGGGCTGCACACCCCCGCGTCGGTCCACCACGGCACCGCAACCGAGATCCGGGCCCAGCGGCAGCACACCCTGGACGCAGCCCACGCCGCTCACCCCGAACGGTTCGGCACCCGCCGACCCCAGGCCCCGAAGCTCCCCCAGGCCGCCTGGATCAACCAGCCATCACCGGAGGCCCTCATACAGACCGCGTGA
- the pgl gene encoding 6-phosphogluconolactonase, producing MTTEPLIEVHDDAAALATAVAGELLVRIADAQSAGRVPAVVLTGGSIADAVHAEVARLGTSGEVDWSRVALWWGDERFVASGSEDRNAGQARAAFIDALGVPAEHVHEVPSSDDVASAEEAAERYAAELAEHGADGFEVLMLGVGPDGHVASLFPGFDELEEQERAVVAVHDSPKPPSDRVTLTFPTLGRARSTWFLVSGEAKADAVARALSPATTTPAQTPASVPRGQVETTWFLDRPAASHL from the coding sequence ATGACCACCGAACCGCTGATCGAGGTCCACGACGACGCGGCTGCCCTGGCCACCGCCGTGGCCGGCGAGCTGCTGGTGCGGATCGCCGACGCGCAGAGCGCCGGCCGGGTGCCCGCTGTCGTGCTGACGGGCGGTTCGATCGCCGACGCCGTGCACGCCGAGGTGGCGCGCCTGGGCACCTCGGGCGAGGTCGACTGGTCGCGCGTGGCGCTGTGGTGGGGCGACGAGCGGTTCGTGGCATCGGGTTCGGAGGACCGCAACGCGGGGCAGGCACGAGCGGCGTTCATCGACGCGCTGGGCGTGCCGGCCGAGCACGTGCACGAGGTGCCCTCCAGCGACGACGTCGCCTCGGCCGAGGAGGCCGCCGAGCGGTACGCCGCCGAGCTCGCCGAGCACGGCGCCGACGGCTTCGAGGTGCTGATGCTGGGCGTGGGCCCCGACGGCCACGTGGCCTCGCTCTTCCCCGGCTTCGACGAGCTCGAGGAGCAGGAGCGGGCGGTCGTGGCGGTGCACGACTCCCCCAAGCCCCCGTCCGACCGGGTCACCCTCACCTTCCCGACGCTGGGCCGGGCGCGCAGCACCTGGTTCCTGGTCAGCGGCGAGGCGAAGGCCGACGCCGTGGCCCGGGCCCTCTCCCCCGCCACCACCACCCCGGCCCAGACCCCGGCCAGCGTCCCGCGGGGCCAGGTGGAGACCACCTGGTTCCTCGACCGCCCCGCCGCCTCCCACCTCTAA
- the pgi gene encoding glucose-6-phosphate isomerase, whose translation MTSAASHDPRSTDAWGRLAAHATGFDPDLRAWFADDPDRAARLTHTVGDLHVDLSKNLLDDTVLDQLLALAEQTGVEARRDAMMAGERVNVTEDRAVLHTALRLPRDAELVVDGQDVVADVHEVLDRVYAFAEKVRSGEWRGATGEPVRTVVNIGIGGSDLGPVMAYESLRPYAHDRVECRFISNIDPSDAAMTLEGLDPATTLFIVSSKTFGTLETLTNARLCRAWLLDGLGPDVDRADAVARHFVAVSTALDKVADFGIDPANAFGFWDWVGGRYSLDSAIGTSLVIAIGPERFAELLAGMHAVDEHFRTAEPAANVPLLMGLLNIWYTTFMGAETHAVLPYAQLLHRFPAYLQQLTMESNGKGVRWDGTEVTTGTGEVFWGEPGTNGQHAFYQLIHQGTRLVPADFIAVAEPAHPLRDGDQDVHELLLANFFAQTRALAFGKTADEVRAEGTDESVVPARVFEGNRPTTSIMAPALTPSVLGQLVALYEHITFTQGVVWGIDSFDQWGVELGKQLAQEVGPAVAGDADALADQDASTRSLIEYYRAHRRTTDGAR comes from the coding sequence ATGACCTCGGCGGCGTCCCACGACCCTCGATCGACGGACGCCTGGGGCCGGTTGGCGGCCCACGCCACCGGGTTCGACCCGGACCTGCGGGCGTGGTTCGCCGACGACCCCGACCGTGCGGCTCGCCTGACGCACACCGTGGGCGACCTGCACGTCGACCTGTCGAAGAACCTGCTCGACGACACGGTCCTCGACCAGCTGCTCGCGCTGGCCGAGCAGACCGGCGTGGAGGCACGCCGCGACGCGATGATGGCGGGCGAGCGGGTCAACGTGACCGAGGACCGCGCCGTCCTGCACACGGCGCTGCGCCTGCCCCGGGACGCCGAGCTGGTCGTCGACGGCCAGGACGTCGTCGCCGACGTGCACGAGGTCCTCGACCGGGTCTACGCCTTCGCCGAGAAGGTGCGCTCCGGCGAGTGGCGCGGGGCGACCGGCGAGCCGGTGCGGACCGTGGTCAACATCGGCATCGGCGGCTCCGACCTCGGTCCGGTGATGGCCTACGAGTCGCTGCGGCCCTACGCCCACGACCGGGTCGAGTGCCGCTTCATCAGCAACATCGACCCGAGCGACGCCGCGATGACGCTGGAGGGGCTGGACCCCGCGACGACGCTGTTCATCGTCTCCAGCAAGACCTTCGGCACCCTCGAGACGCTGACCAACGCCCGGCTGTGCCGGGCCTGGCTGCTCGACGGGCTCGGCCCGGACGTCGACCGTGCCGACGCCGTGGCCCGCCACTTCGTCGCGGTCTCGACGGCGCTCGACAAGGTCGCCGACTTCGGCATCGACCCGGCCAACGCCTTCGGCTTCTGGGACTGGGTCGGGGGCCGCTACTCGCTCGACTCGGCCATCGGCACCTCGCTGGTCATCGCCATCGGGCCCGAACGGTTCGCCGAGCTGCTGGCCGGCATGCACGCCGTCGACGAGCACTTCCGCACCGCCGAGCCCGCGGCCAACGTGCCGCTGCTGATGGGGCTGCTGAACATCTGGTACACGACCTTCATGGGTGCCGAGACCCACGCCGTGCTGCCCTACGCGCAGCTGCTGCACCGCTTCCCGGCGTACCTGCAGCAGCTGACGATGGAGTCGAACGGCAAGGGGGTGCGCTGGGACGGCACCGAGGTGACCACCGGCACCGGCGAGGTCTTCTGGGGTGAGCCCGGCACCAACGGCCAGCACGCGTTCTACCAGCTCATCCACCAGGGCACCCGGCTGGTGCCGGCCGACTTCATCGCGGTCGCCGAGCCCGCGCACCCGCTGCGTGACGGAGACCAGGACGTGCACGAGCTCCTCCTGGCCAACTTCTTCGCCCAGACCCGGGCGCTGGCCTTCGGCAAGACCGCCGACGAGGTGCGCGCCGAGGGCACCGACGAGTCCGTGGTGCCGGCCCGCGTCTTCGAGGGCAACCGGCCCACGACCTCGATCATGGCACCGGCGCTGACGCCGTCGGTGCTGGGCCAGCTGGTCGCGCTCTACGAGCACATCACCTTCACCCAGGGCGTGGTCTGGGGCATCGACAGCTTCGACCAGTGGGGCGTCGAGCTCGGCAAGCAGCTCGCCCAGGAGGTCGGTCCCGCCGTCGCCGGCGACGCCGACGCACTGGCCGACCAGGACGCCTCGACCCGCTCGCTCATCGAGTACTACCGCGCCCACCGGCGTACGACGGACGGAGCCCGATGA
- the tal gene encoding transaldolase: protein MSDHLKDLSDAGVSIWLDDLSRERIETGNLAELVAAKHVVGVTTNPTIFAGAIADGERYDEQVRRLVADGKDVDEVILELTTEDVRNACDVLEPTAQATKHDGKVSIEVEPDLANDTEGTMASARALWKAVDRSNVLIKIPATLEGLPAITTAISEGISVNVTLIFGITRYQDVMEAYLAGLERAHEAGIDLSTIDSVASFFVSRVDSEVDKRLEAIGTDEALELRGKAAVANARLAYAAYEEVVASERWQRLAAAGANPQRPLWASTGVKNPDYSDTMYVTGLVVADTVNTMPEKTLEAVADHADVQGDQVTGTADEAGATIERIRDVGVDWNDVILALETEGVDKFKKSWTELVETVQGQMEKVTR, encoded by the coding sequence ATGAGTGACCATCTGAAGGACCTGTCCGACGCCGGTGTCTCCATCTGGCTCGACGACCTCTCCCGCGAGCGCATCGAGACCGGCAACCTGGCCGAGCTGGTGGCCGCCAAGCACGTCGTCGGCGTGACCACCAACCCGACCATCTTCGCCGGCGCCATCGCCGACGGCGAGCGCTACGACGAGCAGGTACGACGCCTGGTCGCCGACGGCAAGGACGTCGACGAGGTGATCCTCGAGCTCACCACCGAGGACGTGCGCAACGCGTGCGACGTGCTCGAGCCGACCGCCCAGGCCACCAAGCACGACGGCAAGGTCTCGATCGAGGTCGAGCCCGACCTGGCCAACGACACCGAGGGCACCATGGCCTCGGCCCGGGCGCTGTGGAAGGCCGTGGACCGCTCCAACGTGCTGATCAAGATCCCGGCCACGCTCGAGGGGCTGCCGGCGATCACCACGGCGATCTCGGAGGGCATCAGCGTCAACGTGACCCTGATCTTCGGCATCACCCGCTACCAGGACGTGATGGAGGCCTACCTCGCCGGGCTCGAGCGGGCCCACGAGGCCGGCATCGACCTGTCCACCATCGACTCGGTCGCCTCCTTCTTCGTCTCGCGCGTCGACTCCGAGGTCGACAAGCGGCTGGAGGCGATCGGCACCGACGAGGCGCTCGAGCTGCGCGGCAAGGCCGCGGTCGCCAACGCGCGCCTGGCCTACGCGGCGTACGAGGAGGTCGTCGCCAGCGAGCGGTGGCAGCGCCTGGCCGCGGCCGGAGCCAACCCGCAGCGGCCGCTGTGGGCCTCCACCGGGGTCAAGAACCCCGACTACTCCGACACCATGTACGTCACCGGCCTCGTGGTCGCCGACACGGTCAACACGATGCCGGAGAAGACCCTCGAGGCCGTCGCCGACCACGCCGACGTGCAGGGCGACCAGGTCACCGGCACCGCCGACGAGGCCGGCGCGACCATCGAGCGGATCCGCGACGTGGGCGTCGACTGGAACGACGTCATCCTGGCTCTCGAGACCGAGGGCGTCGACAAGTTCAAGAAGTCGTGGACCGAGCTCGTCGAGACGGTGCAGGGCCAGATGGAGAAGGTCACGCGATGA